Proteins from a genomic interval of Deltaproteobacteria bacterium:
- a CDS encoding NADH-quinone oxidoreductase subunit A — protein MSNPYVPILLLFAIAFIFSGAFVGLSALFGPKKPTVSKNETYECGMPIVGSPRERFSVKFYLVAIIFILFDVEAVFLFPWAVLLNTFKAAGAGLFIFWEMLAFLVVLFLGLVYVWKRGALDWER, from the coding sequence ATGAGCAATCCCTATGTGCCCATTCTCCTGTTGTTTGCCATTGCCTTTATTTTTTCGGGTGCCTTTGTCGGACTTTCTGCCTTGTTCGGCCCCAAAAAACCCACGGTGTCTAAAAACGAGACCTACGAATGTGGTATGCCTATCGTAGGAAGCCCCCGCGAGCGCTTCTCCGTGAAATTCTATCTGGTGGCCATTATCTTTATCCTTTTTGATGTAGAAGCTGTTTTTCTTTTCCCCTGGGCGGTGCTCCTGAACACTTTTAAGGCTGCCGGAGCGGGCTTGTTTATTTTTTGGGAAATGCTAGCTTTTCTCGTTGTTCTCTTCCTGGGTCTTGTTTATGTCTGGAAGAGAGGGGCCCTGGATTGGGAAAGGTAG
- a CDS encoding ATP-binding protein, with protein sequence MERPYKKLIQKDLEKKMVFLTGPRQVGKTTLAKSFFKLWPSTQYLNYDNEDERKIIVKREWDRKAPLIILDEIHKRPKWKSHLKGIYDSEGIPPRILVTGSARLDVYRRGGDSLAGRYFLHRLHPFSIGELRGQDSNQNLLEKLMKLGGFPEPFLEASEVEAARWKKQHLERIIREDVQDLEPVRDIQKLLLLVDVLKERVGSSISIGNIARDLEISPHTLKHWIQTLENMYVIFLLPAYHQNLARAIIKEPKIFFYDTGAVVNEVGARFENLVAGHLKKWVDYLEDVEGKSFKLYFLRDKEKREVDFVIGSGKQIEYLIEAKYADDQLSASLKYYQNKLKPKQTLQLVGQIRRNKTVDGISIYSAADWLAELKV encoded by the coding sequence ATGGAAAGACCTTATAAAAAACTCATTCAAAAAGACCTCGAAAAAAAAATGGTTTTTCTCACCGGCCCCCGGCAGGTCGGAAAAACCACTTTAGCAAAATCTTTCTTCAAACTCTGGCCTTCGACTCAATATCTCAATTACGACAATGAAGACGAAAGAAAAATCATTGTTAAGAGAGAATGGGATCGAAAAGCTCCCCTCATTATCTTGGATGAAATCCATAAACGACCCAAATGGAAATCGCATCTCAAGGGGATTTACGACAGTGAAGGAATTCCTCCCAGAATTTTAGTGACAGGCTCTGCACGCCTGGACGTTTATCGCCGGGGTGGCGACTCTTTGGCAGGGCGTTATTTTTTACACAGGCTGCATCCTTTTTCTATTGGCGAACTTCGGGGGCAAGACAGCAATCAAAATCTGTTGGAAAAACTCATGAAATTGGGGGGATTTCCCGAGCCTTTTTTAGAAGCCTCCGAAGTAGAAGCCGCACGTTGGAAAAAGCAACATTTAGAAAGGATTATTCGGGAAGACGTGCAAGATCTGGAACCCGTTCGCGATATTCAAAAATTATTGTTATTGGTAGATGTCTTAAAAGAAAGAGTAGGGTCTTCCATTTCAATAGGAAATATTGCCCGTGATTTGGAAATCTCTCCCCACACCCTCAAACACTGGATTCAAACCCTAGAAAATATGTATGTGATTTTTTTGCTTCCCGCCTATCATCAAAATCTAGCGCGCGCGATTATTAAAGAACCGAAGATTTTTTTCTATGACACCGGAGCGGTTGTAAATGAAGTAGGTGCTCGCTTTGAAAATTTGGTAGCAGGACATCTAAAAAAATGGGTGGATTATTTGGAAGATGTAGAAGGCAAAAGTTTTAAACTTTATTTTTTGAGGGATAAAGAAAAACGCGAAGTGGATTTTGTGATTGGTTCCGGAAAACAAATCGAATATCTGATTGAGGCAAAATATGCGGATGATCAACTGAGTGCTTCATTAAAGTACTATCAAAATAAATTAAAACCCAAACAAACGCTTCAATTGGTAGGACAGATTCGAAGAAATAAAACAGTAGACGGGATATCGATTTACTCAGCAGCGGATTGGTTGGCAGAATTAAAGGTATAA
- the nuoB gene encoding NADH-quinone oxidoreductase subunit NuoB, whose translation MRLKVESKKMSSVVENNFLTTKLSELVAWGRKNSLWPLPFGTACCAIEFMGAVDSVFDISRFGAELVRFSPRQADLLLVLGTINYKQAPVLKKVYEQMTEPKWVVAVGSCATCGGFYDNYSVLQGIDEVIPVDVYVPGCPPRPESILLAIVRLQEKICKEAVGEKPELYIYKPHSVRK comes from the coding sequence ATTAGACTTAAAGTGGAGTCTAAAAAAATGTCATCCGTTGTCGAAAACAATTTTTTAACTACCAAGCTCTCCGAGCTTGTTGCCTGGGGGCGCAAAAACTCCTTGTGGCCCTTGCCTTTTGGTACGGCTTGTTGTGCGATTGAATTTATGGGGGCGGTGGATTCGGTGTTTGATATCTCGCGTTTTGGGGCCGAACTCGTGAGGTTTTCTCCTCGTCAGGCCGATCTCTTGCTGGTCTTGGGGACCATTAATTATAAACAAGCCCCTGTCTTGAAAAAAGTTTATGAACAAATGACGGAACCCAAATGGGTGGTTGCGGTGGGTTCTTGTGCTACCTGTGGAGGTTTTTACGACAATTATAGTGTGTTGCAGGGAATTGACGAGGTGATTCCCGTGGATGTGTATGTTCCGGGTTGCCCTCCACGACCTGAATCCATCCTGCTTGCTATTGTCAGGTTACAGGAAAAAATCTGTAAAGAAGCAGTGGGTGAAAAACCCGAATTGTACATCTATAAACCTCATTCGGTTCGGAAATAA
- a CDS encoding ATP-binding protein has product MNKNRFVCNWALSPGHLNGRMSFIAGPRQAGKTTLIENFLRQKSIQGHYYNWDSPLVKKRYAKDPSFFTEDLSLKEREWVALDEIHKYPKWKNILKGYYDEWKNQVQFVITGSARLDLFRKSGDSLVGRYFLFRLFPLGPREVLGQTLTIENEWQPLEKDLLPRFENHGGIYEAVQQLLACSGFPEPFFKGQSKFYNLWKENHLSMILQEDLRDLSKITSIQKVEQLLYLLEERVSSPLSLNSIRQLLECAHDTLNHWLLALEKVYLTFSIPPWSERLSRSILKEKKVYFWDWSFNENVGSKFENFIAVSLMRTISAWNEQGLGPYFLYYVRTKDGHEVDFAIADRKKIHLLIEAKNSDTALDTNLLYLQEKLKVETAIQVVNQKEVFQHKKPGVFIIGVDRLMGLLL; this is encoded by the coding sequence ATGAATAAAAATCGTTTTGTGTGCAATTGGGCTCTCTCTCCCGGACATCTTAATGGACGCATGTCTTTTATTGCAGGACCACGCCAGGCGGGAAAAACAACTCTGATTGAAAATTTCCTCAGGCAGAAAAGCATCCAAGGCCATTACTACAATTGGGATTCTCCTCTTGTCAAAAAACGCTATGCCAAAGACCCCAGCTTTTTTACAGAAGATCTCTCTTTGAAAGAACGGGAATGGGTAGCCTTGGATGAAATTCACAAATATCCCAAATGGAAAAATATTTTAAAGGGTTATTACGATGAATGGAAAAACCAAGTTCAATTTGTCATCACTGGATCGGCGCGTTTAGATCTTTTCCGAAAGTCGGGTGACAGCCTGGTGGGAAGATATTTTTTATTTCGACTCTTTCCTTTGGGCCCTCGCGAGGTTTTGGGACAAACCCTAACCATTGAAAACGAATGGCAACCTTTGGAAAAAGATTTACTCCCTCGTTTCGAAAATCATGGGGGTATTTACGAAGCAGTACAGCAGCTCCTGGCTTGTTCCGGATTTCCTGAACCTTTTTTCAAGGGCCAATCCAAATTCTACAATTTGTGGAAAGAGAATCATCTCTCAATGATTCTTCAAGAAGACCTGAGAGACTTGAGTAAAATTACTTCCATTCAAAAAGTGGAACAGCTTCTTTATTTGTTAGAAGAAAGGGTGAGTTCACCTCTGAGTTTAAACTCCATCCGGCAATTACTCGAATGCGCTCATGATACGCTGAACCACTGGTTGCTTGCCTTGGAAAAAGTATACCTTACTTTCTCCATTCCCCCTTGGTCCGAGCGACTGAGCCGCAGTATTTTGAAAGAAAAAAAAGTGTATTTTTGGGATTGGAGCTTTAATGAAAACGTGGGTTCTAAATTTGAAAATTTTATTGCGGTTTCTCTCATGCGAACGATATCTGCGTGGAATGAACAGGGTTTAGGACCCTACTTTCTCTACTATGTTCGAACCAAAGATGGCCATGAGGTTGACTTCGCGATTGCCGACCGAAAAAAAATTCATTTATTAATTGAAGCAAAAAATTCGGATACTGCCCTCGATACCAACCTGCTTTATCTTCAAGAAAAATTAAAAGTGGAGACTGCTATCCAGGTAGTCAACCAAAAGGAAGTTTTTCAACATAAGAAACCTGGTGTTTTTATAATAGGAGTAGATCGCTTGATGGGATTGTTGCTTTAG
- a CDS encoding peptidyl-prolyl cis-trans isomerase translates to MWQRHFWKTFFIFIFFSFCHCGEPQNQSSLAEVANKKISVGEFKAALSREKENQDPEIVHQEKQFGELKKKILEDLIQKKILENEAELKRISISEAELEEEIKQYKSRYSEKAFLKVLEQRNINYEDWKELKRSNLLINKWVETFLAPQIKISEEQIQSYYETHLKEFTQGAAVKVRQILSDNESSAKEIQARIQKGENFAKLAKELSLAPERENGGELPWMSKGSFPREFEICFDLKEGQVSEVIPSLYGFHLFKLLAKRPEETFKLEQVKDQIEAWLKKEALEQRLQSYYQQVKPNYVIKVHSWTLKRIKVF, encoded by the coding sequence ATGTGGCAGCGCCATTTTTGGAAAACATTTTTCATTTTTATTTTTTTTTCTTTCTGTCATTGTGGCGAACCGCAAAACCAGAGCAGCCTTGCGGAGGTGGCCAACAAAAAAATTAGCGTAGGGGAGTTCAAGGCCGCGCTGAGCCGCGAAAAAGAAAATCAAGACCCTGAAATCGTTCATCAAGAAAAACAGTTTGGCGAACTGAAGAAAAAAATCCTGGAAGATCTCATCCAAAAAAAAATTTTGGAAAATGAAGCGGAGCTTAAAAGAATAAGTATTTCCGAAGCTGAATTGGAAGAAGAAATCAAGCAGTACAAGTCCCGCTATTCCGAAAAGGCATTTCTGAAAGTTTTAGAGCAACGCAATATCAATTATGAAGATTGGAAAGAATTGAAACGCAGCAATTTACTCATTAACAAATGGGTAGAAACGTTTCTGGCTCCCCAAATCAAAATTTCTGAAGAACAAATCCAGTCTTATTACGAGACCCATTTAAAGGAATTTACCCAGGGGGCTGCGGTGAAAGTCCGACAGATCCTGAGCGACAACGAAAGCAGCGCCAAAGAAATACAGGCCCGTATTCAGAAGGGCGAAAACTTTGCCAAACTTGCCAAAGAACTTTCTCTGGCTCCAGAACGTGAGAACGGGGGCGAATTACCCTGGATGAGCAAAGGAAGTTTCCCCAGGGAGTTTGAGATCTGTTTCGATTTAAAAGAAGGACAGGTTTCTGAGGTCATTCCCTCCCTTTATGGCTTTCATCTCTTTAAACTTCTTGCCAAAAGGCCGGAAGAAACGTTCAAACTGGAGCAGGTGAAAGATCAAATAGAGGCTTGGCTTAAAAAAGAAGCCCTTGAACAGCGGCTGCAAAGTTACTATCAACAAGTAAAACCGAATTACGTCATAAAGGTGCACTCATGGACTCTCAAAAGAATAAAAGTTTTTTAG
- a CDS encoding putative toxin-antitoxin system toxin component, PIN family codes for MQKVVVDTCVLISGFAYGGIPAKAVELAFSDFQIIVSPKLLNEYKKVPLELYKKNKINFEQLSSLVRGIASFVKNSIFVIPKKTLKICRDPADDMLLECCLEVRAHFLVSSDKDLLSISGEKLENKLHHLQILKPGDFLRKFSKTTKLH; via the coding sequence ATGCAAAAAGTAGTCGTTGATACTTGTGTTTTAATTTCTGGATTTGCCTACGGTGGAATCCCTGCCAAAGCAGTTGAGTTGGCTTTCTCCGACTTTCAAATTATTGTTTCCCCGAAACTTTTGAACGAATATAAAAAAGTTCCTCTGGAGTTGTACAAGAAAAACAAAATAAATTTTGAACAGCTTTCTAGCTTGGTCCGTGGCATAGCCAGTTTTGTCAAAAACTCAATTTTCGTTATCCCGAAAAAAACTCTTAAAATTTGTCGTGATCCTGCCGATGATATGCTTCTGGAATGCTGCCTGGAAGTGAGAGCACATTTTTTAGTAAGCAGTGATAAAGATTTACTTTCTATTAGTGGCGAAAAACTTGAAAACAAACTTCATCATTTACAAATTTTGAAGCCTGGAGATTTTTTAAGAAAATTTTCAAAAACAACCAAGCTTCACTGA
- a CDS encoding SurA N-terminal domain-containing protein — MDSQKNKSFLEVRSKALEVRRSLFRIKHHVLYIVLFFLTPYTLHLTPLLPSLHAEIIDKIIATVNQEPITQLDLQRAKDNLNKQMKEDKKSGPASEEELKNFALSRLIDETLLNQQIEKSQILVSESELKQAIDSIMKRNKMSDEALKKDLSSKGITLDQYKEDIRKQMKRMRFFSQTIGSKIKVSDEEVNAYYSQSAAKMGGDQKVKLAQIVLPFSSEEDLKKVEKEAVSLYEKVKSGKNFDQAMKEHSAAGSGDLGELPYSGLSSELSNAVSKLAKGQVSEPIKTSSAFLIVKLLDKPDTQLQGSEELKASLRDKIYEFKMQEEIKKYIEKLKKDAFIQIKS; from the coding sequence ATGGACTCTCAAAAGAATAAAAGTTTTTTAGAAGTGAGGAGTAAGGCGTTAGAAGTAAGGCGCTCCCTGTTCCGTATAAAACATCACGTCTTATACATCGTTCTCTTCTTCCTTACACCTTACACCTTACACCTTACACCTCTCCTCCCCTCCCTTCACGCCGAAATCATCGACAAAATCATTGCCACCGTAAACCAGGAGCCCATCACCCAGCTGGATTTGCAACGCGCCAAAGACAATCTGAACAAACAAATGAAAGAGGATAAAAAATCAGGCCCTGCCAGTGAGGAAGAGCTGAAAAATTTTGCCCTTAGTCGTTTGATTGACGAAACCTTACTCAATCAACAAATTGAAAAATCCCAAATTCTTGTGAGCGAGTCGGAATTGAAGCAGGCCATCGACTCGATCATGAAAAGAAACAAGATGAGCGACGAGGCCTTGAAAAAAGATTTAAGTAGCAAGGGGATTACTCTCGACCAATACAAAGAAGACATTCGAAAACAGATGAAACGCATGCGTTTCTTTAGCCAAACCATAGGCAGCAAAATCAAGGTGAGCGACGAAGAAGTAAATGCCTATTATAGCCAAAGTGCCGCAAAAATGGGGGGCGATCAAAAGGTGAAGCTCGCTCAGATTGTGCTGCCTTTTTCTTCGGAAGAAGACCTGAAAAAGGTCGAGAAAGAAGCCGTGTCTCTCTACGAAAAAGTGAAGTCGGGAAAGAATTTTGATCAGGCCATGAAGGAACATAGCGCCGCAGGCAGCGGAGATTTAGGAGAATTGCCTTACTCCGGTCTTTCCAGCGAACTTTCGAATGCGGTTTCAAAATTAGCCAAGGGCCAAGTGAGTGAACCCATCAAAACCAGCTCTGCCTTTTTGATTGTGAAACTGTTAGACAAACCCGACACCCAGCTTCAAGGCTCGGAGGAACTCAAGGCCAGCTTGAGAGACAAGATTTATGAATTCAAGATGCAGGAAGAAATTAAAAAATACATCGAAAAGCTGAAAAAAGACGCTTTTATTCAGATAAAATCATGA
- the pdxA gene encoding 4-hydroxythreonine-4-phosphate dehydrogenase PdxA, whose product MKIGITPGDPRGIGAEIIEKALADESIRSLAEFVVYSNPPLPNPLPQGARESDVQAGHTVISYLDHAVADAMSGKIDAIVTAPITKKSLEAAGYPWPGHTEFLAEKSGGHKVVMMMAAPKLKVTLVTIHTPLKEVPLKITQEKISDTVRITFDSLKTYWGLDHPRVAVCGLNPHAGEQGLLGKEEIEIIAPTLERLRKEGYEVEGPCVPDAVFHDAYLGKYDAVVCMYHDQGLIPFKMLYFQEGVNVTLGLPIIRTSPDHGTAFDIAGKGIADASSMKAAIRLAVEMVEKRASKEA is encoded by the coding sequence ATGAAAATCGGAATCACCCCCGGTGACCCCCGCGGCATCGGCGCAGAAATTATCGAGAAGGCCTTGGCAGATGAAAGTATTCGCTCGCTGGCGGAGTTTGTGGTGTATTCAAATCCCCCTCTCCCCAACCCTCTCCCGCAAGGGGCGAGGGAGTCAGACGTTCAAGCAGGACACACCGTCATTTCTTACCTCGACCACGCCGTCGCAGACGCGATGAGCGGAAAAATTGACGCCATCGTCACCGCCCCCATCACCAAAAAAAGTCTGGAGGCCGCAGGTTATCCTTGGCCCGGACACACCGAGTTTTTGGCGGAAAAATCGGGAGGCCACAAAGTCGTCATGATGATGGCGGCACCGAAACTCAAAGTCACTTTGGTGACGATTCACACGCCCTTGAAAGAAGTCCCCTTAAAAATCACCCAAGAAAAAATCAGCGACACCGTTCGCATCACCTTTGATTCCCTCAAAACCTATTGGGGCTTAGACCATCCCCGAGTCGCTGTTTGCGGACTCAATCCCCACGCGGGTGAGCAAGGCCTGCTGGGAAAAGAAGAAATTGAAATTATTGCCCCCACCTTAGAAAGATTAAGAAAAGAAGGCTACGAAGTGGAGGGTCCCTGCGTGCCCGATGCCGTTTTTCACGATGCCTATCTGGGAAAATATGACGCTGTAGTCTGCATGTATCACGACCAAGGTCTTATCCCTTTCAAGATGCTCTATTTTCAGGAAGGCGTAAATGTAACGTTAGGCTTACCGATTATCCGCACCTCCCCCGATCACGGCACGGCTTTTGATATTGCCGGCAAAGGTATTGCCGATGCGAGTAGCATGAAGGCAGCCATTCGCTTGGCGGTGGAGATGGTGGAGAAAAGAGCATCAAAAGAAGCATGA